CCCCAGCTTTAGAAGATTATGGCAGAGTGAAACTTGTTCTCATGCCGGTTGCTTTGAACAAACATTACCATCTTATTGTACTCGACAAAGACGAGAAggcatattttcattattcatcCGTCCGTAGTCCAGTTTATGATCATGCAACAAATGCCATGGTAATATTGATACCCATTTCGAGTTTCTGGTACTTTTTTGTAACTCTGTTTTTATGTTTTGCAGCGTTCCTTGTTTGAAGATCGTTtgcaaataaaattcaatatcaaTGAGGCGGCATCGTCGGTTgtacatcatgttcatcatcttaaACCTAACAACATGAACATAAGTTGTATCAATTGCACCGTGGAGCATACCATTACGatagtaaatgtaaaatataacaggATTTAGGGGTAATAATGCAAGTACAAACTGTAGAACACATTGCATAATTTGTAAACACCAACTACTAACACTAAACAGTAACGTGATAAACGAAAGggaaatataaaatacagaACACAAACCTCTAATAGTAAATAGATTAAGCGAAATCAGAATAGTAAAGAACAATATTAAAAgcaaatggttgaaaaaaaaacatgaatacggGAAAGCATGTAACAACTTTGCATTCTATTATGGGTACCACCTTATTGCATCTACCATCTTACACACGTGAAGGTGGCGTGCTTCTCTTTATCCATGTATTAAAAAGATTCTCTGACGTTGGAGTACATTTCACCCCACCGCTGGCCTCTAAACAAGAAATTACACCAATGTGACATGTCCGATTTCTGGAACATCCAATGGTGTGCTTGTCCTGATGTGGCCAATAGGGAGCGTACAACTTCATCATATTCGAAAGACGTACATGCATAtgcaatcttcataatcaaACTCCAGCACTCATCTTTTAATGACTTTCCTAGCTGCccatttgatttaagaaaaatttgCATGTAGATGTCGCAAGCAATAAGCATGCGGGATGAAGGAAAAACCTTCGCAATAGCATTTACAAGTCCTTTCGACCGATCCGAGATGAATGTGATTATGTTGGTGTAGTTGTCATCACCGTATATTGCATCACCCAAAGTTGACGTAAACCATGTTCAGTTATCATTAGTTTCATTATCCACGATAGCAAACGCCAAATGAAAAAATCCTTCATTTCCATCTTTGGCTGTTGCACCAAGAAGGATACCGCCATATTTGCCCAACAAGTGAGTTCCATCTAGAAAAAGCATAGGCCTACAACCCCGCTTGAAACCATCAAGAGAAGCACGAAAACAGAAAAACCCACGCTTGAATCGTTCTCCATCAGTGTCAATAATAACGACGCTACCTGGGTTAGTTTCAGAAACTTTGGCTGCATACCATACCAACAGATcatagcttgctatatcacTGCCATGAAGAATTCCCTTTGCTAACTCTTTACCCATCCAGGCTTGTTTATACGGCAGACGAACACCGTGGTCACGTAATATATCTCGTTGTATATCCACTGCTCGGTATAGAGGCCGATCACGTAATTTCATTACTACCTTCCTActaacccatttctttgatgCTCTCGGGTGAAATGGTGTGTTGATGCCCCCACCGCATGTGTGTTCATGTTGTGCTGTTTTAATCCTGAATGTAGGAAGGTTTCCGTCTCTTGAGGCATGAACACGCCATTGACAATCTTCATCAGCACATGTCACAGTCACTCTATCTTTATCGTTCTTTATGAACCGAAAGTTGAAATTGCGTTTGACGGCTAAGTCACACAATGCATCCTTAAAGGCTTTCGCATTTTCAAAACGATGACCAATCATAGTAAACTCAGCTTCTGAATCTCTTGTCGGATTACTTATTGTTAAAGGTCCTCCATGTAAAACTGGCGGTAGCATTGACAATGTTTCCCTAGTATGATGGAAAAAGTAAATTGTTAGTTCAATAAATAAACGTAAACACTCGTAAAATTGAATGCTTACTACcaaaaatcttaacaaaaaaagcaaaaaaatctaaactacaaaaaccgaaaaactaactacaatctaaagtgaataaatacgaaaatgttttaatgcgcaaaaaaaccaaagataaCAATCACTGTATCACATGTGTACACCATTAAAATCGAATAGAAGGACAACATCTATCGCGTAAGCAGAGATttacaaaaaatgaaagaataaaagatatatgatatttacgaTGGTCTCGATGACCCAGAGTTGTCTTCTGTGTTACTATCCACAGTCTCTACCAACATATCAACCACGTTTATTTTGAATAACCAGTGAATGTTGCACATTGTTTGGAAGTCATCTTCGGAACTAATGGAAGCCACTGTCTTCTGCTCATCTGAAATTATATACTTAACTTTGACCGATGAAGCTTGAAGGTGCCAATACGTacatatttcttccaataataaTTCCCACCCACTCAAGATGGTTAAATCTAACACACAACCCTCTCCCTTATATTTCACAACAGTGTAAAACATGTCCATTAAGCCACTgcagcaacaaaacaaaaaaacctttaGTCATAAACTGCCACCTTCTGAACATGgtggttgataaaaataaaataataatatgaacaaaatctcTAGCTAGACAATATCGTTGACATACGGTATGCTCAAGATGAGATCCTTGCAGTCCGGTGTAACGTCAGACTCGGATAGCTTCTCGGATCGGGAGACGGAGACGACTGAACGAAGATAGAATTGGTTCTTTACATGAAGAGgctcaagaatggaaacaatatgGACCGTAACACCGACTTCTTCATCAAgatacaagtagaagaagaatgcaACTTCCAAAGCAAGTTTGCGATGACAATACCTATCGTCGTGATTTGACTTGGGGCCATTATTCCCTCCAAACTTTTTCAAGGGTAGTTTTgggattaaacaaaaacatcacaGCTTTTGGTGACGGAAGGGACGAACGAGTACAAAAACTATAAAGGAAGGACGGACGGGGACTTTAATTTTGTCAAAAAGACCTTGGAGGAAGTTTAAAAAGTTTCAgagacttaaaaataattttccctaagaaaaaccccacctatctattttttaaatcagtATAAAATTTAGGCACTGTTGATACTTGATAGCACTATTATTATCACATATTTTTCATCAACTACTGACAGTTTGTTCACAGTTTTGACCTATTGTTATCATGCTTTTGAGTGTAATCAGGACTTGCATTATTTAAGCATGATATCATGTTTGTCGTGACAGTTGGGGTTACACGCCATGTGTGTGTTCAtcttttttttgggtttattaactaattattatgtGAGTCCATGTGTAAATGGCGGATTTATTACGTTTTTTAATTTGGACATGATTAGTTAATTGTGTTAGaaattatgtaaataaacatatatatatatatatatatatatatatatatatatatatatatatatatatatatatatatatatatatacatatatatatatatatatatatatattcatatttaattcataattaatttttgtgaaaTTGACTTGCTGCTCTGCATATTTACAAACTGATTTACAtatcatggttttttttaagttctttaaaatccaatatttttgattttatactATCAAAATTaccccttttttatttttcatatttttctctcttctttataTTTTCGGTacatattattcttttattattgttgttctcCATCTTTCTACCCATGGTTTTATTGTATGttgaactattttttttatggaactatttttttttaaaaaaaaaaatcttttatacaaCTCCATTAACAACACCCATTCTTTCTCAATATGTTAAGatgatagagaaaaaaaaagtgggaGTAAGTCTACATAGTTTGGTGATCAATTAGTGattggagagaaaaaaaaaatcaaaatgggGTTAATTTAAAATAGCTTAATAATTAAGATGTTGGAGAACAAGGATGGGTCATTTACCAACTTAAAGTCTTCTATGGTACTTTTAGACTATTATCCGCTATGAATCATTTGCTATTTGTTTAAAATCTAGGATGAGTAAACAagctttattaatttaaaactcCTGCTGCTCACCCAGATTATAAGTGTATCTACTCTAATTCTCAAATTACTTGTTTAAAAATCTTAGCCGCTGGCTCATCTTGtaggtaaatatatatatatatatatatatatatattaaaaagatgataaattttaaatttttttaataaaaaactaaagtaCACGAGATAGTTTTCACTAGTGTAGAGACACAAACATGAGTAAAGCACAAGAGAGAAAAATCAAGTAATCTAAGAGGTACAAGAGTACTGGCTGAAACGAACAGATCACCCAGGTCTCAAAAAGGCACTCCTACCCGGATAATCAGAGGAAACACTGAATCAAGCGCCGATTGATGGATTTGTCGTGATCATCTTATATGGAAGGTTTGGGAACTTGATGATTTTTCTAACTGGTATTGCCACTTGTTGCAGTTCTGTCTTTTGGGTATATCCATTTTTATTCCCAAGTTATTATCTATAAAATGTTAACACTCACATGTCAATGACCCATTCAGAAGTCAAaatcatgttttatttatttctaatataaaataagttggttcaaatatataaaaatttacgtGAGTTATTAACCTAACAAAAAGCCCAACACTAGGATGGCCTAGTGATAAGGCACCTTAGCAATAAATTGACAGGCATAGATTTGAAACctccaaggttgtcagaccgggatcggcccggccggttcaaccggaaaaaccgagAACCGGCCATGTAGCCAGCCGGGATATCCCATCGACCCGGGTGATTAAAAATACCGGTGTTAACccgtgacccgggcggttcaaccgggagcCGGTTGACCCAGTGGGTCAATCgagtcacaatgtttaatttttacattatttaatacttttattattattttctcattaaaaatcacaaaatcgtgtatatttattaatattaatttataatttataattaataaatagaattacaatatatatattacaaaaattaacatttaaaaataaaatatattaatatgttatgtaaatactttctaaaaatttaatttattaagaaaataaaacaataaatgagtgtaattttattataaaaatataaaattaaagtattctaattaaataaaaaatataaaaaaatctaaaacaaaataaaaactcaattgagatataagaattagtgaattaaatttcttatttattttaacaaaatcaaccaataaacaaataaataaataaataacatcgagagaagttcgataattatatattaatatattaaatttgtaaatatttaaaaatgtaaaaataaatgacataattagaaaactctactgtatataaggtcatttatcaatttaaatatcaaaattgagtaggtttttataatataattatgggtttaatattatatttgcttattattaattattataatattttttatatttaattattgaccccggttcaaccccggttcgacccggtcgaacccattgacccctgacccctgggcttagccgggtcattgtccggggcgggtctgacaaccttggaaACCTCACACTCTggtacaataaaaaatattattcattcACTGTTTATTAGAtatagggcttgtttggatgagcttttggaaaacccagaagtgcttttttataagttaagcacttctgggttcaaAAGTTATGTAGTTAGCTTTTAGCGAAGCGTAGAAAAAGCGAAAAAGCGACTTTTTCGGGAAGCTAGTGATGAGCGACTTCGAAAAAGCgctttttagcttatttttacgaACACGCTTTCTGTAAAAAGCTAAActacacaaaatataaaaagtgcttaacttactccTGGAAGCACTTTTTCCGAAGCACttctattaaacttttaaaaaagtgttttttgaGTAAAGCCCAAACAAGGCCATAATATTGTagagtattatttatttagttctAGTGTGGATCTTTTGTGTGAGAAGTCATATATTTCACCTTTCTAGAGTAGTGTGAGAAGAAATTTATCATCATGGGGTTATGATCctagatatatattattttatacgtACTTGACATGTCTGCGTTACCTAGCATGTTAGCTCACTTTAGAtgaaaaatctctaaaaacatcataaaatcataataattgaTGCATttctgtatttatatatgtCCGCCGTTTTAATTGGGTGCCCATCaccatttacaattttattttactttctgcTTAACCAAACCAAAAATGAAGGGtaagaaattaaaagaatttagaTTTTACTCTGTTTTTCACAACCTTTAGAATATCTTATTCagcaaaattattaaaagaaatattttataaactttcCGTTCCTTATTTACATCAacacaaaaaagagaaaactcatttccccctttttttaatttaattaacaaaacaaGTAGACAAAAGTACCCCAAATGAAAGGTCGGTTACGCTTGACGGCAGCACAAGCAAATCTCACCCAAAGAATAACCAATTAGTTTACATGACAAACCACATGGCctatataaatcataaataacaatattcatccctaatttttttccccatctcatatatacaaaatagatatgttatataaatatattttatctaCAATTGACCCTCACTTTgataattactaatatataaattttgtttcacccctaacatatatatatatatatatatatatatatatatatatatatatatatatatatatatatatatatatacattaattggaaataaaaaaatataggattaaaataatttagttaTTAAAGGCAAAAGAATAATCTATGGTAAACCACTtagacatatataataataataataataataaatttttaatgtatatatatttgtataaatacAAGATAAGCACCTCCTGTCACACCCACCCTTCtatcgaggtaaatgtggcccatcgcttaaaaattcccttttaacctGAAAGCCCGACagcctgttttaaacaaaatcgggaCCTACAAATCACTGATTTACTAACTTTACACCTAactacatgttcaaatacataaatatcatgaatctGATAAGCTTTCAAATTTGCGGTACAATCGCTACTGAGATCCAACACCgatgacaagaaataaaaagggGGACCTACTGCAGGTCCTGGACTCGACCTACGactccacaaatattgtcggtaaaaacatttttaatctGCATACGTGATTTCAtgcaaatcattccaaatcaaagcggCGATATGTGctcatccaaaaataaatacatgaattgaataattaaatcacgtatacatgtatttccactattcacaaatacgtataattatacaaaactgatgtatcaatatggttatcatggcacatcgtaggaaaataaatataagtatatttcgaccttatacgcaattaaacatgataaaatgaaatacttaaacatttatttccaaaatactagccattaaacaattatttcaaaaataataaaaaaataatttatttatttaaaataatagccactaccaactcactggtatccttgggttccttgctagacacggaactccc
The window above is part of the Dioscorea cayenensis subsp. rotundata cultivar TDr96_F1 unplaced genomic scaffold, TDr96_F1_v2_PseudoChromosome.rev07_lg8_w22 25.fasta BLBR01000306.1, whole genome shotgun sequence genome. Proteins encoded here:
- the LOC120254027 gene encoding uncharacterized protein LOC120254027, which gives rise to MAPSQITTIGIVIANLLWKLHSSSTFVSVSRSEKLSESDVTPDCKDLILSIPGLMDMFYTVVKYKGEGCVLDLTILSGWELLLEEICTYWHLQASSVKVKYIISDEQKTVASISSEDDFQTMCNIHWLFKINVVDMLVETVDSNTEDNSGSSRPSETLSMLPPVLHGGPLTISNPTRDSEAEFTMIGHRFENAKAFKDALCDLAVKRNFNFRFIKNDKDRVTVTCADEDCQWRVHASRDGNLPTFRIKTAQHEHTCGGGINTPFHPRASKKWVSRKVVMKLRDRPLYRAVDIQRDILRDHGVRLPYKQAWMGKELAKGILHGSDIASYDLLVWYAAKVSETNPGSVVIIDTDGERFKRGFFCFRASLDGFKRGCRPMLFLDGTHLLGKYGGILLGATAKDGNEGFFHLAFAIVDNETNDN